A genome region from Phaeobacter sp. A36a-5a includes the following:
- the xsc gene encoding sulfoacetaldehyde acetyltransferase, which yields MKMTTEEAFVKTLQMHGIQHAFGIIGSAMMPISDIFPEAGITFWDCAHEGSGGMMADGYTRATGKMSMMIAQNGPGITNFVTAVKTAYWNHTPLLLVTPQAANKTIGQGGFQEMEQMRMFADCVAYQEEVRDPSRVAEVLNRVIMNAKRASAPAQLNIPRDMWTQVIDIELPAIVEFERPSGGETAVSDAAKLLSEAKNPVILNGAGVVLSKGGIAASKALAERLDAPVCVGYQHNDAFPGNHPLFAGPLGYNGSKAGMELIKDADVVLCLGTRLNPFSTLPGYGMEYWPANAKIIQVDINPDRIGLTKKVSVGIIGDAAKVANGILAQLSDTAGDAGRDERRNRIAETKSRWAQQLTEMTHEDDDPGTTWNQRARDDKPDWMSPRMAWRAIQQALPREAIISSDIGNNCAIGNAYPSFDEGRKYLAPGLFGPCGYGLPAVIGAKIGCPDTPVVGFSGDGAFGIAVTELTAIGREEWPAITHVVFRNYQWGAEKRNSTLWFDDNFVGTELDEQVSYAGIAKACGLNGVVARTMDELTSALAQAIEDQKNGKTTLIEAMINQELGEPFRRDAMKKPVRVAGIDKADMREQQV from the coding sequence ATGAAAATGACCACCGAGGAAGCATTTGTAAAAACACTGCAAATGCACGGCATCCAACATGCGTTTGGCATCATCGGCTCGGCCATGATGCCGATTTCCGACATCTTCCCCGAAGCGGGCATCACTTTCTGGGACTGCGCCCATGAAGGCTCCGGCGGGATGATGGCCGATGGCTACACCCGCGCCACCGGCAAGATGTCGATGATGATCGCCCAGAACGGCCCCGGCATCACCAACTTCGTAACCGCCGTCAAAACCGCCTACTGGAACCACACGCCGCTGCTGCTGGTCACCCCGCAGGCCGCGAACAAGACCATCGGTCAGGGCGGTTTCCAGGAAATGGAACAAATGCGCATGTTCGCCGACTGCGTGGCCTATCAGGAAGAGGTCCGCGACCCCTCCCGCGTGGCCGAAGTGCTGAACCGTGTGATCATGAACGCCAAACGCGCCTCGGCGCCTGCGCAGCTGAACATCCCGCGCGACATGTGGACCCAGGTCATCGACATCGAACTGCCCGCCATCGTCGAATTCGAACGCCCCTCCGGTGGCGAAACCGCTGTCAGCGATGCGGCCAAACTGCTCTCCGAAGCCAAGAACCCGGTGATCCTGAACGGTGCCGGTGTTGTCCTGTCCAAGGGCGGCATCGCCGCGTCGAAAGCACTGGCCGAGCGTCTGGATGCTCCGGTCTGCGTGGGCTACCAGCACAACGATGCCTTCCCCGGCAACCACCCGCTGTTTGCAGGTCCGCTGGGCTACAACGGGTCCAAGGCCGGCATGGAGCTGATCAAGGACGCCGACGTCGTCCTCTGCCTCGGCACCCGTCTGAACCCGTTCTCCACCCTGCCGGGGTACGGCATGGAATACTGGCCGGCCAATGCCAAGATCATTCAGGTCGATATCAATCCCGACCGCATCGGCCTGACCAAGAAAGTCTCCGTCGGCATCATCGGCGATGCCGCCAAAGTGGCCAATGGCATTCTGGCGCAGCTGAGCGACACCGCCGGTGACGCGGGCCGCGACGAGCGCAGGAACCGCATCGCGGAAACCAAATCCCGCTGGGCCCAGCAGCTGACTGAAATGACCCACGAGGACGACGATCCGGGCACCACCTGGAACCAGCGCGCCCGCGACGACAAACCCGACTGGATGAGCCCGCGCATGGCATGGCGCGCCATCCAGCAGGCCCTCCCCCGTGAGGCGATCATCTCCTCCGACATCGGCAACAACTGTGCCATCGGCAACGCCTACCCCTCCTTTGACGAAGGCCGCAAATACCTCGCCCCCGGCCTGTTCGGCCCCTGCGGCTATGGTCTGCCCGCTGTCATCGGCGCCAAGATCGGCTGCCCGGACACCCCTGTCGTCGGCTTCTCCGGCGACGGCGCATTCGGCATCGCCGTGACCGAGCTGACCGCCATCGGCCGCGAGGAATGGCCCGCCATCACCCATGTCGTGTTCCGCAACTACCAGTGGGGCGCGGAGAAACGGAACTCCACCCTGTGGTTTGACGACAACTTCGTCGGCACCGAGCTGGACGAGCAGGTCTCTTATGCAGGCATCGCCAAGGCCTGTGGTCTCAACGGCGTTGTGGCCCGCACCATGGACGAGCTGACCTCGGCGCTGGCGCAGGCCATCGAGGACCAGAAAAACGGCAAGACCACCCTGATCGAAGCCATGATCAACCAGGAACTGGGGGAACCGTTCCGCCGTGACGCCATGAAGAAGCCGGTCCGCGTGGCAGGCATCGACAAGGCCGACATGCGCGAACAGCAGGTCTGA
- the pdxR gene encoding MocR-like pyridoxine biosynthesis transcription factor PdxR, with translation MAISVDTFFLNPDAQGTLQAQIQEMIAEGILSGRLRVGEKLPSSRKLAAHLGISRITVTLAYTELLANDYLISRGRSGYYVSENAPVPPSYAPSQKSADTVDWASTIVGNYCGGDTPRKPQNWRDYRYPFIYGQADATLFDHANWRLCALRALGQKDFAALTNDYFDQDDPLLVEYIARHTLPRRGISARPEEILITLGAQNALWLVTQLLLGPGRKAALEDPTYYTLRDQLVYRGCQIDCLPVDHDGLPPDAIRDDTDVIFTTPSHQSPTTATMPMARRKQLLERAREIDAVIVEDDYEFEMSFLGAPSPALKSLDADGRVVYVGSFSKSLFPGLRLGYLVGSEPFIRQARALRANVLRHPPGHVQRTVAYFLSLGHYDAQIRRMAKVLHDRRCVIETAVTDHGLSVAGVGVYGGSSLWMRAEDHVDTAVVARSLVEKSVLIEPGAPFFAAEHRKQNYYRLGYSSIPSSRIEPGLALLADALRPCRAKAG, from the coding sequence ATGGCTATCTCTGTCGACACCTTCTTTCTGAACCCCGACGCGCAAGGCACCCTGCAGGCGCAGATCCAGGAAATGATTGCCGAGGGCATTCTCTCCGGCCGCCTGCGGGTCGGGGAAAAACTGCCGTCCTCGCGCAAACTCGCCGCGCATCTGGGCATCAGCCGCATCACCGTGACGCTGGCCTACACAGAGCTGCTGGCCAATGATTACCTGATCTCCAGAGGGCGGTCGGGCTATTATGTCTCTGAAAACGCGCCGGTGCCGCCCAGCTATGCGCCCTCGCAGAAATCGGCCGATACGGTCGACTGGGCCTCCACCATCGTCGGCAACTACTGCGGCGGCGATACGCCCCGCAAACCGCAGAACTGGCGCGACTACCGCTATCCCTTCATCTACGGGCAGGCCGATGCCACGCTGTTTGACCACGCCAACTGGCGGCTCTGTGCCCTGCGCGCGCTGGGGCAAAAGGATTTTGCGGCCCTGACCAACGACTATTTCGATCAGGACGACCCGCTTCTGGTGGAATATATCGCCCGCCATACCCTGCCCCGGCGCGGCATCTCTGCCCGGCCCGAGGAGATCCTGATCACCCTTGGCGCCCAGAACGCGCTCTGGCTGGTGACCCAGCTGCTGCTGGGACCGGGCCGCAAGGCCGCGCTTGAGGATCCGACCTATTACACCTTGCGCGATCAGCTGGTCTATCGCGGCTGCCAGATCGACTGCCTGCCGGTGGATCACGACGGGCTGCCCCCGGATGCCATTCGAGATGACACCGATGTCATCTTCACCACCCCCAGCCACCAGAGCCCGACAACCGCCACCATGCCGATGGCGCGGCGCAAGCAGCTGCTGGAACGCGCCCGCGAGATCGACGCGGTGATTGTCGAAGACGATTATGAGTTTGAAATGTCCTTCCTCGGCGCGCCCTCCCCCGCGCTGAAGTCGCTCGACGCCGATGGCCGGGTGGTCTATGTCGGCAGCTTCTCCAAATCGCTCTTTCCGGGGCTGCGCCTTGGCTATCTGGTCGGCTCCGAGCCATTTATCCGTCAGGCCCGCGCGCTGCGCGCCAATGTGCTGCGCCACCCGCCCGGCCATGTGCAGCGCACCGTGGCCTATTTCCTGTCGCTCGGCCATTACGACGCCCAGATCCGCCGCATGGCCAAGGTGCTGCATGACCGCCGCTGCGTGATCGAAACGGCGGTGACCGATCACGGGCTCAGCGTCGCCGGGGTCGGCGTCTACGGCGGCTCTTCCCTCTGGATGCGGGCCGAGGATCACGTGGATACTGCGGTTGTTGCCCGATCGCTGGTTGAAAAAAGCGTCCTGATCGAACCCGGCGCGCCCTTCTTTGCCGCCGAACACCGCAAACAGAACTATTACCGGCTGGGCTATTCCTCGATCCCATCCAGCCGGATCGAGCCGGGTCTGGCGCTGCTGGCCGATGCCCTGCGCCCCTGCCGCGCAAAGGCAGGCTAG
- a CDS encoding GNAT family N-acetyltransferase, whose translation MWASPLPLTGKTVNLTPLLPDHASDLAEAAADGDLHRLWYTTVPAPQDIGAEISRRLALQQSGKMAPFAVLDQTGRAVGMTTYMNIDAANRRLEIGSTWYRRSVQRSGINTECKRLLLTHAFETLGAIAVEFRTHRLNRQSRAAIERLGAQLDGILRAHMILANGTLRDTAVYSITAAEWPTIRAHLQHLSDR comes from the coding sequence ATGTGGGCGTCTCCCCTGCCGCTGACGGGCAAGACCGTCAACCTCACCCCGCTTCTGCCCGATCACGCCAGCGATCTGGCAGAAGCCGCCGCCGACGGTGACCTGCACCGGCTGTGGTACACGACAGTGCCCGCACCGCAGGATATCGGAGCCGAAATCAGCCGTCGCCTTGCCCTGCAACAGAGCGGCAAAATGGCCCCCTTCGCCGTGCTGGATCAGACAGGTCGCGCGGTCGGCATGACCACCTATATGAACATCGACGCCGCCAACCGCAGGCTGGAAATCGGCTCCACCTGGTATCGCAGATCGGTGCAGCGCAGCGGGATCAACACCGAATGCAAACGGCTGCTGCTCACCCATGCGTTTGAAACGCTCGGGGCCATCGCAGTGGAGTTCCGCACCCATCGTCTCAACCGCCAGAGCCGGGCCGCCATCGAACGGCTCGGCGCGCAGCTCGACGGGATCCTTCGGGCGCATATGATACTGGCCAATGGCACCCTGCGCGACACCGCCGTCTATTCCATCACCGCCGCCGAATGGCCCACGATCCGCGCCCACCTGCAACATCTGTCAGACAGGTAA
- a CDS encoding aminotransferase family protein, with product MDGTFNENDLSRVIAADKANVWHHLIQHKPFEENDPRIIVEGKGMRVWDQNGKEWLDAVSGGVWTVNVGYGREEIAKAVYDQLMKLCYFAQSAGSIPGALFAEKLISKMPGMSRVYYNNSGSEANEKAFKMVRQIAHKKYGGKKTKILYRDRDYHGSTLATMSAGGQEERNMQYGPFAPDFVKVPHCMEYRKHELGLEHLSGKEFGIAAANLIEEVILREGPDTVGALCLEPVTAGGGVIEAPEGYWPRVQEICKQYDILLHIDEVVCGVGRTGTWFGYQHYGIQPDFVTMAKGVASGYAAIACLVTTEEVFNMFKDDASDPMNYFRDISTFGGCTAGPAAALVNMQIIEDENLLDNCTAMGARMKANLEALMEKHQVIGDVRGKGLFLGAELVADRETKEPVDEKLAQAVVAECGNQNVIIGVTNRSIPGKNNTLCFSPALIVTPEDVDKITDAVDVALTKVFG from the coding sequence ATGGATGGCACGTTCAATGAAAACGACCTGAGCCGGGTCATCGCCGCCGACAAGGCCAACGTCTGGCATCACCTGATCCAGCACAAACCGTTTGAGGAAAACGACCCCCGCATCATCGTCGAGGGCAAGGGTATGCGGGTCTGGGACCAGAACGGCAAGGAATGGCTCGATGCCGTCTCTGGCGGTGTCTGGACCGTCAACGTCGGCTATGGCCGCGAGGAGATCGCCAAGGCGGTCTACGATCAGCTGATGAAACTCTGCTATTTTGCCCAGTCGGCAGGGTCCATCCCCGGTGCACTGTTCGCCGAGAAGCTGATCTCGAAAATGCCGGGGATGAGCCGGGTTTATTACAACAACTCCGGCTCCGAGGCGAATGAGAAAGCCTTCAAGATGGTGCGCCAGATCGCGCACAAGAAATACGGCGGCAAGAAAACCAAGATCCTCTACCGCGACCGCGACTACCACGGCTCGACCCTCGCGACGATGTCCGCAGGCGGTCAGGAAGAGCGCAATATGCAATACGGCCCCTTCGCGCCCGATTTCGTGAAGGTTCCCCACTGCATGGAGTACCGCAAGCACGAGCTCGGTCTGGAGCATCTCTCCGGCAAGGAGTTCGGCATTGCCGCCGCCAACCTGATCGAAGAGGTCATCCTGCGCGAAGGCCCCGACACCGTCGGCGCGCTCTGCCTTGAACCGGTGACCGCAGGCGGCGGCGTCATTGAGGCGCCCGAAGGCTACTGGCCGCGCGTGCAGGAGATCTGCAAACAGTACGACATCCTCTTGCACATCGACGAAGTGGTCTGTGGCGTTGGCCGCACCGGCACCTGGTTCGGCTATCAGCACTACGGCATCCAGCCTGATTTCGTGACCATGGCCAAAGGTGTGGCCTCCGGCTATGCCGCGATTGCCTGCCTTGTCACCACCGAGGAGGTCTTCAACATGTTCAAGGATGACGCCAGTGATCCGATGAACTACTTCCGCGATATCTCCACCTTTGGCGGCTGCACCGCCGGCCCTGCGGCCGCGCTGGTCAATATGCAGATCATCGAGGACGAGAACCTGCTCGACAATTGCACCGCCATGGGCGCGCGGATGAAGGCCAACCTCGAGGCGCTGATGGAGAAACATCAGGTCATCGGCGATGTCCGCGGCAAGGGTCTGTTCCTCGGCGCCGAACTGGTCGCTGACCGCGAGACCAAGGAACCGGTGGACGAGAAACTGGCGCAGGCGGTTGTGGCTGAATGTGGCAATCAGAACGTCATCATCGGTGTGACCAACCGCTCCATTCCGGGCAAGAACAACACCCTGTGCTTCAGCCCCGCGCTGATCGTCACGCCGGAAGACGTGGACAAGATCACCGACGCGGTGGATGTGGCCCTGACCAAGGTGTTTGGCTGA
- a CDS encoding 3-keto-5-aminohexanoate cleavage protein yields the protein MTTYHLMVAPNGARRQQADHAALPLRTAEIAATAAACQRAGADALHLHVRDRDGGHSLDAARYREAMAAVAEAAPGMAIQITTESAGIFDVADQLACLETLRPAAASISVRELARDADLAARAYAICAEAGTQVQHILYGADCIAELRRAYERGDVPAQMRSAIFVLGQYAPPRLAHPSELRPFLAATADLDLDWGLCAFGHREHDCLLAGLEAGGRLRIGFENNTQAADGSEYSDNAASVAAFVERAGAAGHLPCARSVFNDQGAQP from the coding sequence TTGACGACATATCATCTGATGGTGGCCCCCAATGGGGCACGGCGGCAGCAGGCGGATCATGCAGCGCTGCCACTGCGTACGGCGGAGATTGCCGCGACGGCGGCGGCCTGTCAGCGCGCCGGGGCGGATGCGCTGCATCTGCATGTGCGCGACCGGGACGGGGGGCATTCGCTGGATGCCGCGCGCTACCGGGAGGCGATGGCGGCGGTGGCCGAGGCCGCGCCGGGCATGGCGATCCAGATTACCACCGAGAGTGCCGGGATTTTTGACGTGGCCGATCAGCTGGCCTGTCTGGAGACGCTGCGCCCGGCGGCGGCCTCGATCTCGGTGCGGGAGCTGGCACGCGATGCGGATCTGGCGGCGCGGGCCTATGCGATCTGCGCCGAGGCCGGGACACAGGTGCAGCATATCCTATACGGTGCCGACTGCATTGCGGAGTTGCGCCGGGCCTATGAGCGCGGGGATGTTCCGGCGCAAATGCGGTCCGCGATCTTTGTGCTTGGCCAATACGCGCCGCCGCGTCTGGCCCATCCGTCGGAGCTGCGTCCGTTTCTGGCGGCAACTGCGGATCTGGATCTGGACTGGGGACTCTGCGCTTTTGGCCATAGGGAACATGATTGCCTGCTGGCGGGGCTTGAGGCCGGGGGGCGGCTGCGGATCGGGTTTGAAAACAATACCCAGGCTGCGGACGGTTCGGAGTATTCTGACAACGCGGCCTCTGTCGCGGCTTTTGTCGAACGTGCCGGTGCGGCGGGGCATCTGCCTTGTGCGCGCTCTGTTTTCAATGATCAAGGAGCTCAGCCATGA
- a CDS encoding aspartate aminotransferase family protein encodes MSHVFPRHTKANLPTAVGGDGCYLIDANGKRYFDGSGGAAVSCLGHSDAEVISAVQAQVGQLAFAHTGFMTSEPAEALADLLISQAPGDLDRVYFVSGGSEATEAAIKLARQYHLERGDSARRHVIARRQSYHGNTLGALAAGGNEWRRQQFAPLLIDISHIAPCYEYVDRGDGERSYDYGQRVANELEAEILRLGPETVMAFMAEPVVGATSGAVPAVEGYFKRIREICDQYGVLLILDEVMCGMGRTGHLFACEADGVAPDILCIAKGLGAGYQPIGAMLCSRRIYDAIEGGSGFFQHGHTYIGHPVATAAGLAVVRALLDRGLVQRSAEMGETLHGALVEAFGQHPHVGDLRGRGLFRGIELVADRESKTPFDPGLGLAGKLKKAAFEAGLICYPMAGTRDGRNGDHILLAPPFILTQDQIGEITVKLKIALAQVLPASGSGTG; translated from the coding sequence ATGAGCCATGTTTTTCCGCGCCACACCAAGGCCAATCTGCCCACTGCCGTTGGGGGCGATGGCTGTTATCTGATTGATGCCAATGGCAAACGCTATTTCGATGGCTCCGGCGGCGCGGCGGTGTCCTGTCTGGGGCATTCCGATGCCGAGGTGATTTCAGCCGTGCAGGCGCAGGTGGGCCAGCTGGCCTTTGCCCATACCGGGTTCATGACCTCGGAACCGGCCGAGGCGCTGGCGGATCTGTTGATTTCACAGGCGCCGGGGGATCTGGACCGGGTCTATTTCGTCTCTGGCGGATCCGAGGCGACCGAGGCCGCGATCAAGCTGGCGCGGCAGTATCATCTGGAGCGCGGCGACAGCGCGCGGCGTCACGTGATCGCGCGCAGGCAGAGCTATCACGGCAACACGCTGGGGGCGCTGGCGGCGGGCGGCAATGAATGGCGACGCCAGCAGTTTGCGCCGCTGCTGATTGATATTTCGCATATCGCGCCCTGCTATGAATATGTCGATCGGGGCGACGGCGAGCGCAGCTATGACTATGGCCAGCGTGTCGCCAATGAGCTGGAGGCGGAGATCCTGCGGCTTGGGCCCGAGACGGTCATGGCCTTCATGGCGGAGCCTGTGGTGGGGGCGACATCCGGCGCGGTGCCTGCGGTTGAGGGCTATTTCAAGCGTATCCGCGAAATCTGCGACCAATATGGCGTGTTGCTCATTCTGGATGAGGTGATGTGCGGGATGGGGCGCACTGGGCATCTGTTTGCCTGCGAGGCGGATGGTGTCGCGCCCGATATCCTCTGTATCGCCAAGGGGCTGGGCGCTGGCTATCAGCCGATTGGCGCGATGCTGTGCAGCCGCCGGATCTATGACGCCATTGAGGGCGGCAGCGGGTTTTTCCAGCACGGCCACACCTATATCGGGCACCCGGTGGCAACGGCGGCGGGGCTGGCAGTGGTGCGGGCGCTGCTGGATCGCGGGCTGGTGCAGCGCAGCGCCGAGATGGGCGAGACATTGCATGGCGCATTGGTCGAGGCCTTTGGCCAGCATCCTCATGTTGGCGATCTGCGCGGGCGCGGGTTGTTCCGCGGGATCGAGCTGGTGGCCGACCGGGAGAGCAAGACGCCCTTTGATCCCGGCCTCGGTCTTGCGGGCAAGCTGAAGAAGGCCGCGTTCGAGGCCGGGCTGATCTGCTATCCGATGGCGGGCACGCGGGATGGGCGCAACGGCGATCATATCCTGCTCGCGCCGCCCTTCATCCTGACGCAGGATCAGATCGGCGAGATCACTGTCAAGCTGAAGATTGCGCTGGCGCAGGTTCTGCCTGCTTCGGGCTCTGGAACCGGGTGA